AGAAATCCACGACGTCGCCGGAGACGGTGACTGCCCCGCCGCCGCTACTGTCGCTGCCATTCCCGGCGACGTGCTCGACACGACAGCCTCCGCCGAGGAGGTGGGCGCAAAACCACACCAACCACCGAGCGATGATTTGGTCCGGAACCTTGCCGGCTCCCGACTGGATGCAAACATGAATCGAGCCCAGTGGGACTGTGGCGAGGTCGCTCTTTACTTCCTCTCAGGCCACGCCTACTTTGCTTCTAACCATTcactgattggttgattgatcgatcaagtgattgattgattgattaattgatcgaTTGCCGTTGCAGGACACGCAGCAGCTGAGTCCGCTGCGGCATCTGTCGCACGCCATCAGTGACAACACGGATCAGCTGGCCGCCAAGCTCAAGTGAGCCACGTCCTCCTTCCGCCGCTCTTCCCTTCTGAGCAGACATTTTGACAAGCGGGCTGCTGGTGTTTGTGTTCAGGCTGATGTTCCAGAACAAAGAGGACGTGTGGGAGGAGATTGACAAGAAGATCAAGGCGGACGGAGAACCTCCGGTCTTGGAGACGTCCAATCAGGTGGCGTTGGTATTCAAACGAATGATTTTCTGAGAAGGGTGCTAATATTAGCGTCTGTGGCAGGAGATCTCGACCATCGTCACGGAACTCAGAAGAGTCCAAAGGCAGCTGGAAGGTAAGCAATGCAAATGACATTTCTCCACGAGCATTGTACTGATTGCTCGTTCATGCGTCCGCAGTCATCAACTGGGTCGTGGATCCACCCGGGAGTCTTCAGCCGGCCGAACAAAATCCTCGGCCCGCCtccaaggaaaagaaaggccgcggcggcagcggcgacaGCAAACAAAACGGCATGGCTCAGAAAACGCGCCGTCACGTGCTGTGAAAAATGCCGTGTTCCTAATATTGCGCACAATCCTGTTCATCCAAAAGTAGCAAGAGGAATGTTCTGGCGACGGGGTCCTCCGCGCCCCCTTGTGTCTTTGTGTGGAAGTACGCCGATTGTATCTGTGGTGGTGAGCCATCGTTTATTTGAAGTGACAAAAAAACGCTTtcgtttacaaaaaaaataaataaacgcttTCTCATTTGGTGTCAATGTTGTCGCTACGGTGACATCCACGCTTTGTTAGCGGGGACTTGGCATCCATCCGGGCCACGCCCCCTAGTTGCCCATGGCTACGCTCGCTCACGTGATGTGCCGCTTGAATGCTGTGACGTCAGAATGAAATTAAAAGAATGTTCTTCAATGTCATTTATTagaattaaaaaggaaaaaaaaatcacgtgtgCCACGTCTTCTTGAAAAATTGTTccttaagccgttttttttttctctactttTGTTATGATCAAAAACAAATATTGGCTGTCGGGAGGCCTTGTTTTTGTTTCCGTTCTGAGGTTCATATTTCAGCTACATGACTCCACCTGTAAGCCCCGCCCCTTCCGTCTGTCTCTTATTCCGATTTGCAGGTAAAACTTCCAGGAAGAAGCAGCTGCCTCCTCTCGTGAGTTTAAAGGCTTTGTCGTCGACTTTTagctttggtcatgtgacaccaCTGTGTTTATTTTTCAGGAATAATCCTCCTAATCCATCGGAAGACGTCGTGTCATGGAAGACAAGGTGGATGGGGGGAGCAGAAGGTGGCTCAAGTTCCCAGCAAGGTTCCGCAAGAACGTCAGGTCGCAGGAACGCAAAACAGGTCAGAGGTCAGACGAGGTGCAGTCGGAGGACGGCAACCGCAAATTGCCGGAGGACGAGCTGGAGGAGATCGGCAGGAAGTTGTCGATCCAGGAAGAGGAGCTCCTGAGTCTGGACCAACCGAGTGAGGAAGACGTGGACCGGTTCTGGCAAGACCTGGAGGTGCTGAAGCTGCGAATCCTGACAGTGGTTCAGGAGAGCTTGACCTCTGATGACCTCGGCGGCCGTCTGACCGACGCCGTGGCTGCCATGCGGCTTCAGGAGCAACTGGACCGGCGCTGGGCGGGCGGCGGCGGCCCACCGTGGCGACCTCTCAAATGTTTGGGCTCTCACAATGCTCTTCTGGCCGACGTGGTCGAGTCCAGGCTGGAGGAAGCTGCCCTAGATGGCGACCGGGACACGGCCGGCGGGCTTTCCTCACCTGTCAAGAGGCGGGTGAGTGCCAGGATGTGACATCACAACCCCTGACTGCAAGGTCACGTGACTGTCAACGGCAGGTGTGCGGCATGGGCAAGCGCGTGAAGGCGGACCTTCTGCGCTGCGTGCGCATGCTGCAGCCGCGTTACGAGCCTCACCTGGACCTGCTCAACGTTTACGCCGGTTTGTGTCATCGTTCCTTCTCTGCCCGACTGAGCAGCATGATCCGAGACGGACTTGAAGCGGACGACTGCGCCTACCTGCTCTTCTGGGTCAACACCTTCTACCCGCAGTGAGAAGGCCCGTTGTTTGATGGCGTTTACAGCTTCCACCTGACAAATGTGATATGTAGGGAAATCCTTGAGCATGAAGAACTGCGCGGGAAGTTGAAGACGGGGTGCCTGGGGGCTTTGCTCCAGCAGGATCAACGACGGCAGCTGGAGGAGCTCTTCATGAACAACAAAGAGGTGAGGACCAAAATTTGGACAATCATAGAGACGTGGCAATTTGTGCTCAGTCTGCATTTATTTTCCCGACCAGGAGCGGATCTCCGAGTGGTTGCTTAAAGCCCTGcagagagaagaagaaaagtgGACCAGCACCAACATGCCAGAAGTCATGGATGACTTCTTCTTCTGCCCGCTGGCCATCGACGTCATTCAGGTTGCGCTTCCTTCGCGTTTGTCTCGCGCCTTTTACATAGCCAGCGCGCATGATGTCTTTTCAGGTGATAGACGGTTCCCTCGCAGACTTGAGCGCCGTCCTCGGGGACGACGGCATCAAATCTCACAAGATCGCGACTCACCTGGAGCGCTTCCTCCTCAGGTACCTCAACGCAACCGCGCCCGTGACCGCCGCGGCGTTGACGGCCGTGCGTTTCAGGTACAAGAAGACCTTGGAGAAGTTGTCGCAGAGAAAAGACGAGCGTGCGGCAGCGTGGATGAAGGCTCACGTGGCTTGCGAGGAACAACTCAGGTGAGCCTCAAGGAACATTTCCACACCTAATGATGGCCGGCTGACGGTTTGAAACATCCCCAGAGATTACATCACCGTTAAACTGGCGAGTCACGGCCATCGCtgtgcggccatcttggatacgCTGCAGGATTTTGCCTTCTCTACTTTTACTCGTCCCATCCACGGGGAGCTCAAGGTGGGAaagcgtcgccgccgccgccgccgacggTGATGACCACGGCTTGCGCGTCCGCCTTCAGGTGCATTACAAGCAGTTATGGACGGCGGGCTGGCTAGACGGTTCATTGTCGGTCATGGACTCGCTGCTGGATTCTTTGTTCCAACTCTTCAGGCTTCATCTGAGCGGCCTCAAGGCTTCCTGCAGACACGTGAGTCTCACGCACGCACGTCTGTTTGTGTCAACCGTGTCACGTCTTTGTGTCTGGCCGCAGAGCTTAGCGGCTACGTTCCAGCGCCAGTTGCTGTTGGAGTACTTGAGGAGAATGTCAAATGGGCGTTTGAAGAGCGACGAGGAGCGGGCGGGCGCGGCCGAGAGGATGGCGGAGGACGGCGATAAGATGGACGACTTCTTCTATGCGGTAAGATGGCGTCATGGCGATGTGTCTCTGAGTGTGGCGTGACGCTCGCGCGGTTCCGCTTAGGGCGGCGAACGCTTTGGACCAATGCTCCGCCATCTGGCCGACGTGCTTCACCCGCACCATCTGGGAAGCTTCCAGCAAGAAATGGTCGCCTTCGTCAGGAAGTTCCCAAACTTCAGGTGTGCTCTTCTCCTCATTGGTTATTTTGATGACACACCTGGTTACCACGGCAACAAAATCTTATCCCCTTCAGTCAGCCGGCGTTGTCGGCACTGCTCGCCCTCAAGTCGGACGTCTCGGCGGCTGACGTTGGCGCCATCAGACGTGCGATGGAGGAGGAGCTAACTTCCACCAATCAGACGCCGGCGCTCTTATAGGTCAGAACCACGGCTAGTTCCTGCCTTCCGATTTGATAGCACGAAACATTTGTGATAGATGGATGGCTTTTTATTCGTATCCTTGAAGGCATTGTGCAAAATTAATGAAGTGCAGTCGATAAAGTGTGTGTGCAATAAACACTTGAGGGATTTCACAgactttattatcattattgtcaGTATTATTATTAGcgtcactttattattattattattatgggaTGTTTCACTTGCTCCAAACAGGAACTAGAAAATCAAGGAGGTG
This genomic stretch from Syngnathus scovelli strain Florida chromosome 20, RoL_Ssco_1.2, whole genome shotgun sequence harbors:
- the LOC125990492 gene encoding tumor necrosis factor alpha-induced protein 2 isoform X1 produces the protein MEDKVDGGSRRWLKFPARFRKNVRSQERKTGQRSDEVQSEDGNRKLPEDELEEIGRKLSIQEEELLSLDQPSEEDVDRFWQDLEVLKLRILTVVQESLTSDDLGGRLTDAVAAMRLQEQLDRRWAGGGGPPWRPLKCLGSHNALLADVVESRLEEAALDGDRDTAGGLSSPVKRRVCGMGKRVKADLLRCVRMLQPRYEPHLDLLNVYAGLCHRSFSARLSSMIRDGLEADDCAYLLFWVNTFYPQEILEHEELRGKLKTGCLGALLQQDQRRQLEELFMNNKEERISEWLLKALQREEEKWTSTNMPEVMDDFFFCPLAIDVIQVALPSRLSRAFYIASAHDVFSGDRRFPRRLERRPRGRRHQISQDRDSPGALPPQVQEDLGEVVAEKRRACGSVDEGSRGLRGTTQIPRDYITVKLASHGHRCAAILDTLQDFAFSTFTRPIHGELKVHYKQLWTAGWLDGSLSVMDSLLDSLFQLFRLHLSGLKASCRHSLAATFQRQLLLEYLRRMSNGRLKSDEERAGAAERMAEDGDKMDDFFYAGGERFGPMLRHLADVLHPHHLGSFQQEMVAFVRKFPNFSQPALSALLALKSDVSAADVGAIRRAMEEELTSTNQTPALL
- the LOC125990492 gene encoding tumor necrosis factor alpha-induced protein 2 isoform X2; translated protein: MEDKVDGGSRRWLKFPARFRKNVRSQERKTGQRSDEVQSEDGNRKLPEDELEEIGRKLSIQEEELLSLDQPSEEDVDRFWQDLEVLKLRILTVVQESLTSDDLGGRLTDAVAAMRLQEQLDRRWAGGGGPPWRPLKCLGSHNALLADVVESRLEEAALDGDRDTAGGLSSPVKRRVCGMGKRVKADLLRCVRMLQPRYEPHLDLLNVYAGLCHRSFSARLSSMIRDGLEADDCAYLLFWVNTFYPQEILEHEELRGKLKTGCLGALLQQDQRRQLEELFMNNKEERISEWLLKALQREEEKWTSTNMPEVMDDFFFCPLAIDVIQVIDGSLADLSAVLGDDGIKSHKIATHLERFLLRYKKTLEKLSQRKDERAAAWMKAHVACEEQLRDYITVKLASHGHRCAAILDTLQDFAFSTFTRPIHGELKVHYKQLWTAGWLDGSLSVMDSLLDSLFQLFRLHLSGLKASCRHSLAATFQRQLLLEYLRRMSNGRLKSDEERAGAAERMAEDGDKMDDFFYAGGERFGPMLRHLADVLHPHHLGSFQQEMVAFVRKFPNFSQPALSALLALKSDVSAADVGAIRRAMEEELTSTNQTPALL